The Saccharomyces mikatae IFO 1815 strain IFO1815 genome assembly, chromosome: 11 genome has a segment encoding these proteins:
- the BAS1 gene encoding Bas1p (similar to Saccharomyces cerevisiae BAS1 (YKR099W); ancestral locus Anc_5.713), giving the protein MSNTSTKDIRKGKPRRGTGFDLLEVTESLGYQTHRKNGRNSWSKDDDNMLRSLVDESAKELGYGNGLEDVKTIQQSNHLSKCIAWDVLATRFKHTVRTSKDVRKRWTGSLDPNLKKGKWTQEEDEQLLKAYEEHGPHWLSISMDIPGRTEDQCAKRYIEVLGPGSKGRLREWTLGEDLNLISKVKAYGTKWRKISSEMEFRPSLTCRNRWRKIITMVVRGQASEVITKAIKENKNIDIKDGKLRQQPIVDSDIRPDYALNNEEQSQLSQQNNASLIKQDIVNVKEIESSKLPRLKENDKDSSNETKQQSLPPLKDISVPPPIRMMQVSQPHISSSRSKVSLPSESLSPMNKQSLGGIPDSPQTNLPPAFIPASLDEHMMSNAGISDSPKHASSTVKTREPNSSSTQWKFTLKDGQGLSISNGTIDSTKLVKELVDQAKKYSLKISIHQHIHNHYVTSTEHPVSNNVNLTNNGNINGNSLLIDSFPHMGRQLVNGLPGLGSNNDTFNPEYRTSLDNMDSDFLSRTPNYNAFSLEPTSHSSVDNANELGPQSNRGTNSPSVFYPQASTLVPTNSTTTTSEIITGNASANSMSPNFNGTGGKAPSSTASYTTSGSEMPPDVGPNRIAHFNYLPPTIRPHLGSSDATRGADLNKLLNPSPNSARSSSSKTKKRDKKKSELSGHHSSSSLTTNKFSHIDQSEISRTTSRSDTPLRDEDGLDFWETLRSLATTNPNPPVEKPAENREVASHVVHQGIVSHTEDEGLGSHSGEYDFFNELLDKKADTLHNEAKKAKDHDMASGGSTDNGSVLPLNPS; this is encoded by the coding sequence ATGTCGAATACGAGCACCAAAGATATACGGAAAGGTAAGCCAAGAAGGGGAACCGGTTTTGATTTACTTGAAGTGACTGAATCCCTGGGTTACCAGACACACaggaaaaatggaagaaattCCTGGTCAAAGGACGATGACAATATGTTACGGTCACTGGTGGATGAATCTGCGAAGGAATTGGGCTATGGAAATGGACTTGAAGACGTTAAAACAATTCAACAGTCAAACCATCTTTCGAAATGTATCGCTTGGGATGTTTTAGCCACGCGATTCAAACACACCGTTAGAACTTCCAAGGATGTAAGAAAGCGTTGGACAGGATCTCTTGATccaaacttgaaaaaaggCAAATGGACACAAGAAGAGGATGAGCAGCTTTTGAAAGCTTATGAAGAGCATGGACCTCACTGGCTGAGTATCTCCATGGACATTCCGGGCAGGACAGAGGACCAATGTGCCAAGAGATACATTGAAGTGTTGGGGCCTGGAAGTAAGGGGAGGCTGAGAGAGTGGACCCTTGGggaagatttgaatttgataagTAAAGTTAAAGCATACGGCACGAAATGGAGGAAGATTTCATCGGAAATGGAATTTAGACCAAGTTTAACGTGTAGAAATAGATGGCGGAAAATCATTACAATGGTAGTACGAGGGCAAGCATCGGAGGTAATAACCAAAGctatcaaagaaaacaaaaacataGATATTAAAGATGGCAAACTCCGACAACAACCTATTGTAGATTCGGATATACGGCCGGATTATGCACTAAATAACGAGGAACAGTCACAACTATCCCAACAGAATAACGCTTCATTAATAAAGCAAGATATAGTGAATGTTAAAGAGATAGAATCAAGTAAATTACCAAGATTAAAAGAGAATGATAAAGATAGTTCAAATGAAACTAAGCAACAGTCATTGCCCCCCTTAAAAGATATTTCTGTACCTCCCCCCATAAGAATGATGCAGGTCAGTCAGCCTCATATAAGTAGTAGTAGGAGCAAAGTCTCTTTACCTTCTGAAAGTCTATCTCCCATGAATAAGCAAAGTCTGGGAGGAATTCCGGATAGTCCTCAGACAAACCTCCCACCAGCATTCATCCCAGCTTCTCTCGATGAGCATATGATGAGTAACGCTGGTATTTCGGATTCTCCGAAACATGCATCCTCTACTGTGAAAACAAGAGAACCGAATTCCTCCAGTACGCAATGGAAATTCACATTGAAAGATGGTCAAGGTCTATCAATCTCGAATGGAACTATCGACAGTACCAAATTGGTAAAGGAGCTGGTTGATCAAGCTAAAAAGTactctttgaaaatttccatACATCAGCATATTCATAACCATTACGTCACGTCCACAGAACACCCCGTTAGCAATAACGTTAATTTGACAAATAATGGGAATATTAATGGAAACTCTTTACTAATCGATAGTTTTCCACATATGGGTAGACAATTGGTAAACGGTCTTCCTGGGTTAGGTTCAAACAACGATACTTTTAACCCGGAATACAGAACTTCTCTTGACAATATGGATAGTGATTTCTTATCAAGAACCCCCAACTATAACGCATTTAGCTTGGAACCCACTTCACATAGCTCTGTTGATAACGCGAATGAACTTGGCCCACAAAGTAATAGAGGGACAAACAGCCCGTCTGTGTTTTATCCTCAAGCAAGCACGCTGGTTCCAACCAACTCTACTACTACGACTAGTGAAATTATTACAGGAAATGCCAGTGCCAATAGCATGTCACCAAACTTTAATGGAACAGGCGGTAAGGCACCAAGCTCTACGGCTTCATATACAACAAGCGGTTCTGAGATGCCGCCTGATGTGGGCCCCAATAGAATAGCTCATTTTAATTATTTACCACCAACAATACGACCTCATTTAGGTTCATCAGACGCGACAAGAGGTGCCGACTTGAACAAGTTACTTAATCCATCTCCAAATTCGGCAAGAAGTAGTAGTAgcaaaactaaaaaaagagacaaaaaaaaaagtgaactTTCTGGACATcattcttcatcctctttGACAACCAACAAATTCAGCCATATTGATCAATCAGAAATATCAAGAACAACATCCAGATCCGATACTCCATTAAGAGATGAAGACGGTTTAGATTTCTGGGAAACCTTAAGGTCTTTAGCTACTACTAACCCAAATCCTCCGGTTGAGAAACCTGCTGAAAATAGGGAGGTCGCATCTCATGTGGTACACCAAGGAATCGTATCCCACACAGAGGATGAAGGTCTTGGTTCCCATAGTGGAGagtatgatttttttaacgAGTTGTTGGATAAAAAGGCAGACACACTGCACAATGAAGCTAAGAAGGCAAAAGATCATGATATGGCGTCAGGAGGTTCTACGGATAATGGGTCAGTCCTGCCATTAAACCCAAGTTGA
- the PCK1 gene encoding phosphoenolpyruvate carboxykinase PCK1 (similar to Saccharomyces cerevisiae PCK1 (YKR097W); ancestral locus Anc_5.708) produces the protein MSPSKMNCTVGSTSEVEQKIRQELALSDEVTTIRRNAPAAVLYEDGLKEKKTVISSSGALIAYSGVKTGRSPKDKRIVEEPTSKDEIWWGPVNKPCSERTWSINRERAADYLRTRDHIYIVDAFAGWDPKYRIKVRVVCARAYHALFMTNMLIRPTEEELAHFGEPDFTVWNAGQFPANLHTQDMSSKSTIEINFKAMEMIILGTEYAGEMKKGIFTVMFYLMPVHHNVLTLHSSANQGIQNGDVTLFFGLSGTGKTTLSADPHRLLIGDDEHCWSDHGVFNIEGGCYAKCINLSAEKEPEIFDAIKFGAVLENVKYDEKSHVVDYDDSSITENTRCAYPIDYIPSAKIPCLADSHPKNIILLTCDASGVLPPVSKLTPEQVMYHFISGYTSKMAGTEQGVTEPEPTFSSCFGQPFLALHPIRYATMLAAKMSQHKANAYLINTGWTGSSYVSGGKRCPLKYTRAILDSIHDGSLANETYESLPIFNLQVPTKVKGVPAELLNPAKNWSQGETKYKGAVTSLATLFVENFKIYQDRATPDVLAAGPQFN, from the coding sequence atgTCTCCTTCTAAAATGAATTGCACAGTAGGATCTACTTCCGAagttgaacaaaaaatcaGACAAGAATTGGCTCTAAGTGACGAAGTTACCACCATAAGACGTAATGCTCCAGCAGCCGTCTTGTATGAGGACGGtttaaaagagaagaagactGTCATTTCATCGAGTGGTGCGTTGATCGCTTATTCTGGTGTTAAAACCGGTAGGTCTCCAAAGGACAAACGTATTGTCGAAGAACCTACCTCGAAAGACGAAATCTGGTGGGGTCCTGTCAATAAACCATGTTCTGAAAGAACATGGTCTATCAATCGTGAAAGAGCTGCAGATTATTTGAGGACAAGAGACCACATTTATATAGTTGATGCATTTGCTGGTTGGGATCCAAAATACAGAATCAAAGTCCGTGTTGTTTGTGCGAGGGCTTATCATGCGTTATTTATGACAAATATGCTTATTAGACctactgaagaagaactagCTCATTTCGGTGAACCAGATTTTACCGTTTGGAATGCTGGCCAATTCCCGGCCAATTTGCACACCCAAGATATGTCTTCAAAGAGTACCATAGAAATCAATTTCAAAGCAATGGAAATGATCATTTTGGGTACCGAATACGCTGGCgaaatgaagaaaggtATCTTCACGGTTATGTTTTACTTGATGCCTGTCCACCATAACGTTTTAACACTCCACTCTTCCGCCAATCAGGGTATTCAAAACGGTGACGTAACTTTGTTCTTTGGCTTAAGTGGTACGGGGAAAACAACTTTATCTGCAGACCCACATAGACTGTTAATCGGTGATGATGAACATTGTTGGTCCGATCATGGTGTCTTCAATATCGAAGGTGGTTGTTACGCCAAATGTATTAACCTGTCTGCTGAAAAAGAACCCGAAATTTTTGACGCTATCAAGTTTGGTGCTGTGTTGGAAAATGTAAAATATGACGAGAAATCGCATGTTGTTGACTATGACGATTCTTCCATTACTGAAAACACTAGATGTGCTTACCCAATTGACTATATCCCAAGTGCCAAGATTCCATGTTTGGCGGACTCTCATCCaaagaatattattctATTAACTTGCGATGCTTCGGGAGTTCTACCACCAGTATCCAAACTGACTCCTGAACAAGTAATGTATCATTTCATTTCCGGTTACACTTCAAAAATGGCTGGAACAGAGCAAGGCGTCACTGAACCTGAACcaacattttcttcctgTTTCGGTCAACCCTTCTTAGCTTTGCACCCAATTAGATACGCTACTATGCTTGCAGCCAAGATGTCTCAACACAAGGCTAATGCATACTTAATCAACACAGGTTGGACTGGTTCTTCTTATGTATCTGGTGGTAAACGTTGCCCATTAAAGTACACAAGAGCCATATTGGATTCTATTCATGATGGTTCATTGGCCAATGAAACATATGAATCTTTGCCAATTTTTAACTTGCAAGTGCCTACCAAGGTTAAAGGTGTTCCAGCTGAGCTATTGAATCCTGCTAAAAACTGGTCTCAAGGTGAAACTAAGTACAAGGGTGCCGTTACTAGTTTAGCTACTCTGtttgttgaaaatttcaagatttaCCAAGACAGAGCTACTCCAGATGTTTTAGCGGCTGGTCCTCAATTCAACTAG
- the UBP11 gene encoding ubiquitin-specific protease UBP11 (similar to Saccharomyces cerevisiae UBP7 (YIL156W) and UBP11 (YKR098C); ancestral locus Anc_5.712), translating into MLLNPDQVINLVRNVYEVDIKQFYSQLRLKNLRGLLDHAAHLFEVYLRDSEINQEMEALTAFIIGGYYLYLVIPQSLQFQTRNNLYSSYAKLKNDYQDEQIMSYVLKIVKEESNMIVDRYLSDSNRISRTITRKRAYSLPLRPLPVHMASLSILNQLENPRHETPKVSAKSINDTSVKDIPGERNQAHFSKKLGADSESTENTSKVFLSMPSYSKLNTGKDFLFKTLSSPATAPTVHSFEVSSQVEDSTEDLSSISKVEKQKEEEEKEDIDKEREKKTVRSSALNKLPTIEDSTSLLSQLSITGLQNPCNTCYINSIIQCLFGTTLFRDLFLTKKYRLFLQTDKYPREVQLSRSIYVLFKKMYLNGGEAIAPNGFLKMCKKLRPDLNIPDDQQDTQEFLLIILARLHEELSNGTVTEYYPDLVSYDANAFQVNPSKYQKWYEGSVLTDGLSPIDYIFRGQMENILKCQRCGNSSHSYSTFYVLSLAIPKISLYSFTSKSKKIKLEDCINLFTSDEELSGDNSWDCPNCGTTDLKTKINESTSQKKKSTFFSFHSRSRSKSPHHHHHHHHHSHDNTEKHSKKWNSRKLTTVKSSDFIVLPPILVIHLSRFYYDLTRKNNTVITYPLILNVILKNNKVVRYKLYGTVNHIGNLVNGHYTSDVNKEKNHEIGLNRQVWITFDDDYIKQHHHDDFEAGKTEVSSSEVYVLFYERMDESEYKEECF; encoded by the coding sequence ATGTTACTGAACCCAGATCAGGTTATTAATCTAGTTCGAAATGTTTATGAGGTTGATATTAAACAATTTTATTCACAGTTACGACTAAAGAACCTAAGAGGATTGTTGGATCATGCCGCCCATCTCTTTGAGGTCTACTTGCGGGATTCCGAAATAAACCAGGAAATGGAAGCCCTGACGGCCTTTATTATTGGTGGTTATTACTTGTACCTCGTTATCCCACAGTCATTGCAATttcaaacaagaaataatcTCTATAGCAGCTATGCTAAGCTAAAAAATGACTATCAAGACGAACAGATAATGAGCTATGTGTTAAAAATAGTAAAGGAGGAAAGTAATATGATCGTCGACCGGTATTTATCAGACTCGAATAGGATTTCTAGAACCattacaagaaaaagggcCTATTCTTTACCTCTACGACCACTCCCTGTTCATATGGCTTCTTTGTCGATACTTAATCAATTGGAGAATCCAAGACATGAAACTCCAAAAGTCTCAGCAAAATCAATAAATGATACTTCAGTGAAGGACATTCCTggagaaagaaatcaagCACATTTCAGCAAGAAATTGGGAGCTGATTCTGAAAGTACAGAGAATACTAGCAAAGTATTCTTGTCAATGCCTTCGTATTCAAAGTTGAATACtggaaaagattttttgttcaaaacCCTATCGAGTCCAGCAACAGCTCCCACAGTTCATTCTTTCGAAGTCTCGTCGCAAGTCGAGGACTCAACCGAAGATTTGTCTTCTATATCCAAAGTGGAAAAgcaaaaggaagaagaagaaaaagaagacatagataaggaaagagaaaagaaaactgtaCGGTCTTCTGCGCTCAATAAGCTACCAACGATTGAAGATTCAACCAGCTTATTATCTCAGTTATCCATAACTGGACTACAAAATCCATGCAATACATGTTACATTAACAGTATAATTCAATGCCTGTTTGGCACCACCCTATTTCGAGATTTGTTTTtaacaaagaaatatagGTTGTTCCTCCAAACTGATAAATATCCGAGGGAAGTTCAGCTTTCTCGCTCTATTTACGttttattcaagaaaatgtaTTTGAATGGTGGAGAGGCAATTGCGCCAAATGGGTTCTTGAAAATGTGCAAAAAGTTGAGACCTGATTTGAATATCCCAGACGACCAGCAAGATACTCAAGAGTTTTTATTGATCATTCTAGCACGACTTCATGAAGAACTGTCAAATGGAACTGTTACCGAGTATTATCCTGATCTCGTTTCTTATGATGCTAATGCGTTTCAGGTCAACCCATCCAAGTATCAGAAATGGTATGAGGGAAGCGTTCTTACAGACGGTTTATCTCCGATTGATTACATATTCCGTGGGCAGATGGAGAACATACTTAAATGTCAGCGCTGTGGTAATTCTTCCCACAGTTATTCCACGTTCTATGTTTTGTCACTTGCAATTCCAAAAATATCTTTGTATAGTTTTACTAGCAAATCCAAGAAAATTAAATTAGAAGATTGCATAAACTTGTTCACaagtgatgaagaattatcCGGCGATAATTCTTGGGATTGCCCTAATTGTGGGACTACTGATttaaaaaccaaaataaATGAAAGCACTagtcagaaaaaaaaatcaacatTTTTTAGCTTTCATTCTAGATCAAGGTCAAAGTCccctcatcatcatcatcatcatcatcatcacagCCATGATAATACGGAAAagcattcaaaaaaatggaactcTAGGAAACTAACCACTGTAAAGAGTTCTGATTTTATAGTTCTACCTCCGATTCTTGTCATCCATTTATCAAGATTTTACTATGAtctaacaagaaaaaataataccgTAATAACATACCCTCTGATCTTGAACGTCATTCTGAAAAACAACAAGGTAGTTCGATATAAGTTATATGGAACAGTAAATCACATAGGAAACCTTGTTAATGGACACTATACTTCTGAtgtaaataaagaaaagaaccaTGAAATTGGCCTGAATAGACAGGTTTGGATAACGTTCGATGACGATTATATCAAACAACATCACCACGATGATTTTGAAGCGGGCAAAACGGAAGTTTCTAGTAGCGAAGTAtatgttttattttacGAAAGAATGGATGAAAGCgaatataaagaagaatgttTTTAA
- the SIR1 gene encoding Sir1p (similar to Saccharomyces cerevisiae SIR1 (YKR101W)), with protein sequence MLEINARFVVIDGWLIDVVKRRPVNFWSPDIRLLLPNDDDYEKLLQQDLVNWEQLKKDSKSVLIGVKSMELFKNIKLVLREFFLLEDGRIVLKRIKSKLHYKVIKKFACRCCRLYLPKWGTMYIYPMSSDKKSRLKGVCQFSLNVEPDREYPLIDINVSHQYIIIEEFLLYLNERRLYKWSDNYLRDQIGLRKWSRLRRLYNPVSLDILDGLKSNYYFVKDDLLFQLLGKRVFVKFCKIMRNEREGKIPFWYCARTTTAKASHIAYVLPDTATSNPPTDKKSVVRFIVREQPVVEDIVSNPTYSDLAEQLFIEVEAVKKKISANLLRLENQLMECTDQEKNVVKVSKISSEVLDQIPDFPVSKVTLLLIAAGEDKKYIELVEELARRLEKICIEKTTQSLENIRNTFLSNPGIRARFDKEYYKSTEEYKVTLQLIKEDFLLLLVKQLKNTQVSETEFTREEYISPRFLVADGFLIDLAEEKLVDPKDPRLRTLLKDHQRDIIAQMNLIAWDDLKEYRHPIPLQAKSLFKLCKHTKKNFIRDANFKLHLLPTEENLTSAQMSVFYPCIPIYLDDNTVQYLYDDSVIPEYETNSLNAAMKSKCSWRDSLEKDPESLFQEAIRRMRFLISYEELKINYMAAFEELRRGNHND encoded by the coding sequence ATGCTAGAGATCAATGCTAGGTTTGTAGTCATTGATGGATGGCTAATAGACGTTGTGAAGCGAAGACCAGTCAATTTTTGGAGTCCGGATATAAGATTACTATTACCGAATGACGACGACTACGAAAAACTATTACAGCAAGATTTAGTAAACTGGGAACAACTAAAGAAAGACTCTAAATCTGTGCTCATTGGTGTGAAGTCTATGGAATTATTTAAGAATATAAAGCTGGTTCTTCGAGAGTTTTTCCTGTTAGAAGACGGAAGAATAGTCCTAAAGAGAATCAAAAGTAAATTACATTACAAAGTGATTAAAAAGTTCGCTTGTAGATGTTGCAGGTTATATTTGCCAAAATGGGGAACCATGTACATATATCCGATGTCAAGCGATAAGAAGTCTCGCTTAAAAGGAGTTTGTCAGTTTTCATTGAATGTCGAACCTGATCGGGAGTATCCACTAATCGACATTAATGTCAGTCATCAGTACATTATAATCGAAGAATTTCTATTATATTTGAACGAGAGGAGGCTTTACAAGTGGAGCGATAACTACTTAAGAGATCAAATCGGTTTAAGAAAGTGGTCGCGTTTGAGAAGACTTTACAATCCGGTGAGCCTCGACATACTTGACGGTTTGAAATcgaattattattttgtgAAGGATGATCTGCTATTTCAACTATTAGGAAAAAGGGTTTTCGTtaaattttgcaaaataatgagaaaTGAAAGGGAAGGCAAAATTCCATTCTGGTACTGTGCGAGGACGACGACAGCGAAAGCTTCACATATTGCATATGTTTTGCCAGATACAGCAACATCTAATCCTCCCACAGATAAAAAGAGTGTTGTTAGATTTATTGTTAGAGAACAACCTGTCGTAGAGGATATAGTCTCTAACCCGACCTATTCAGATTTAGCAGAACAGCTGTTTATTGAAGTAGAGGCcgtaaaaaagaaaatatcagcTAACCTTCTTCGGttagaaaatcaactaaTGGAATGTACTGatcaggaaaaaaatgttgtcAAAGTAAGTAAGATTTCTAGCGAAGTGCTGGATCAAATTCCTGACTTTCCTGTATCCAAAGTCACCTTGTTATTGATTGCCGCTGGTGAGgataaaaaatacattGAACTGGTTGAAGAATTAGCAAGAAGactggaaaaaatatgcatTGAAAAAACCACACAATCTTTAGAAAATATAAGAAACACTTTTCTGTCGAACCCTGGAATACGAGCTAGGTTTGATAAGGAGTATTATAAGAGCACAGAAGAATATAAAGTTACACTCCAACTTATTAAAGAAGACTTTCTGCTTCTATTAGTAAAACAGTTAAAAAACACACAGGTGTCTGAAACAGAGTTTACCAGAGAAGAGTATATTTCGCCCAGGTTCTTAGTAGCAGATGGATTTTTAATTGACCTGGCAGAGGAAAAACTAGTTGATCCAAAGGACCCGCGTCTACGGACGCTATTGAAAGATCACCAGCGCGACATTATTGCCCAAATGAACTTGATTGCTTGGGATGACCTCAAAGAATATCGGCATCCGATCCCATTGCAAGCTAAATCTTTATTTAAACTTTGCAAGCatacaaaaaagaacttcATACGAGATGCAAACTTCAAATTACACTTATTACCCACTGAGGAAAATTTGACAAGCGCACAAATGTCAGTTTTCTATCCTTGCATCCCTATTTATCTGGATGACAACACTGTCCAATACCTGTACGATGATAGCGTTATCCCTGAATATGAAACGAATTCATTAAATGCTGCCATGAAATCAAAGTGCTCGTGGAGAGATTCTTTAGAGAAGGACCCTGAGTCACTTTTCCAAGAGGCCATCAGGCGCATGCGATTCTTAATATCTTAcgaagaattgaaaataaattatATGGCAGCGTTTGAGGAGTTACGCAGGGGAAATCACAACGACTAG
- the SKG1 gene encoding Skg1p (similar to Saccharomyces cerevisiae AIM20 (YIL158W) and SKG1 (YKR100C); ancestral locus Anc_5.716), whose translation MTASTSVAVGCAVGIPVGVGIIIAVVFWFNLQKRYKKEEQDDQELERAIYDESGFVSFDNFGPLRDSKDETGLTSAELKNPDHTSGSSEGSAQPEEKDGKLRDHENPLGKRDSKYYVPAYRRKINLLQVRNSSYGNNIKQKSIVDLPSMNNSSNVSLSSSQQHITKRQISVYDQMVPVIADDGPNFFTDPSSDTNTSNDQNKPSMTDFKHNIRQSSNENLIRNLQNQDFGSYYPRRASSSFLNGNISNTSFHTRNSSITSVNKPDALEDVFATPKSAALSHLPSTSDKNSEESDDCNSVKGAVSAKADKETKDLYKLQNNYDVGNIGEIAEEDQYENEFTNYSQSKREFIESFRPK comes from the coding sequence ATGACAGCGAGCACATCAGTTGCGGTAGGCTGTGCGGTGGGTATACCCGTCGGTGTGGGTATTATAATAGCGGTAGTTTTTTGGTTCAACCTACAAAAAAGGTACAAAAAGGAGGAACAAGACGATCAAGAATTGGAAAGAGCTATTTATGACGAAAGTGGTTTCGTATCCTTTGACAACTTTGGACCCTTGAGAGATAGTAAAGACGAAACAGGACTAACCAGTGCTGAGTTGAAGAATCCTGACCACACGTCTGGTTCATCGGAAGGATCAGCTCAgccagaagaaaaagatggCAAATTGCGAGATCATGAGAATCCATTAGGGAAAAGAGATAGTAAATATTATGTGCCAGCATATCGTAGGAAGATAAATTTGTTACAAGTACGAAATAGCAGCTACGGTAATAACATCAAGCAAAAGTCTATTGTCGATTTACCGAGTATGAATAACAGCTCTAATGTATCATTATCTTCGTCCCAACAGCACATAACAAAGAGGCAGATAAGTGTTTATGACCAAATGGTCCCTGTTATTGCTGATGATGGACCAAACTTCTTTACGGATCCTTCGAGTGATACTAATACTAGTAATGACCAAAATAAACCTTCAATGACAGATTTCAAACATAATATTCGGCAATCTAGTAATGAGAATTTAATAAGGAATTTACAAAATCAGGATTTTGGTTCGTACTACCCAAGAAGAGCATCCTCATCATTTTTAAACGGCAACATATCAAACACATCCTTTCATACAAGAAATTCCTCTATAACATCTGTAAATAAACCAGATGCACTGGAAGATGTGTTTGCGACACCAAAAAGTGCGGCTCTGTCGCACTTACCAAGCACGTCTGATAAAAATAGTGAAGAGTCTGATGATTGCAATTCAGTAAAGGGTGCCGTGTCAGCTAAAGCAGACAAAGAAACTAAGGATTTATACAAGTTGCAGAATAACTATGATGTGGGCAATATCGGAGAAATTGCAGAGGAAGATCAATATGAAAACGAATTTACTAACTATTCACAAAGCAAGAGAGAATTCATAGAAAGTTTCAGACCTAAATAA